A DNA window from Actinomadura coerulea contains the following coding sequences:
- a CDS encoding MFS transporter, which translates to MPAEAAAAAGPRDLAPKRTALMACILSSSLVGMDGMMTPVALPDLADDLNAGLAVQQWVVAAFLLALGSLLLVGGALGDVVDRWRIFAAGAAGFGASALVVAVAPTASLLVAGRLAQGATAALLVPGALAVITTTFEGDERSRAIGSWTAWSGLSVIGGPLAGGVLVDVVSWRAVYGVLVPMAALTLFFILRATPRGAREAQAGSVDWGGALLTVPAVGGPVFALIEGPGSGWGSRLVVGALVAGAAAIAGLAWWEPRACDPLLPVRLLQVPAFMTLNAVTLVLYGALISSGFYTVLFLQQTAGYPPAAAGLAAAVPVVVLLVLSRRFGALADRHGPRRFIVGGALVVAAGILLMLRTDAHADFLSVVLPSVLVHGVGLAMLVAPLTSTVLSAAPDGLTGAASGMNNAVARIGSLLGTVAVGLVVSATFPAALDDHGLPPAVVRQAEDRPLASTPSADVPVSERARVREVLSAASVDAFHVAVGAMGGLALLAAMIGAVGARRPRGRFAAARVPGGALHGAHHDLD; encoded by the coding sequence ATGCCGGCTGAGGCCGCGGCGGCGGCGGGGCCTCGCGACCTCGCCCCGAAGCGCACCGCCCTCATGGCCTGCATCCTGTCGTCCTCTCTGGTGGGGATGGACGGCATGATGACGCCGGTTGCCCTGCCCGACCTCGCCGACGACCTGAACGCCGGGCTCGCGGTACAGCAGTGGGTGGTCGCCGCCTTCCTCCTCGCCCTCGGCAGCCTGCTCCTGGTCGGCGGCGCGCTCGGCGACGTCGTCGACCGGTGGCGGATCTTCGCCGCGGGCGCCGCGGGCTTCGGCGCGTCCGCCCTGGTGGTAGCGGTGGCCCCGACCGCTTCGCTGCTGGTCGCCGGGCGGCTCGCGCAGGGCGCCACCGCCGCCCTGCTGGTCCCCGGCGCGCTGGCGGTGATCACCACGACCTTCGAGGGGGACGAGCGGTCCCGGGCGATCGGCTCCTGGACCGCGTGGAGCGGCCTCTCGGTGATCGGGGGCCCGCTCGCCGGAGGGGTGCTCGTGGATGTGGTGTCGTGGCGGGCCGTCTACGGGGTGCTGGTGCCCATGGCCGCCCTCACCCTGTTCTTCATCCTCCGCGCGACACCGCGCGGAGCCCGGGAGGCCCAGGCGGGAAGCGTCGACTGGGGAGGCGCCCTCCTCACCGTCCCGGCGGTGGGCGGCCCGGTGTTCGCCCTGATCGAGGGACCCGGGAGCGGGTGGGGCTCCAGGCTGGTCGTCGGCGCACTGGTGGCCGGCGCCGCGGCGATCGCCGGTCTCGCGTGGTGGGAACCGCGGGCGTGCGACCCCCTGCTGCCCGTGCGCCTGCTGCAGGTCCCGGCGTTCATGACCCTCAACGCCGTCACGCTGGTCCTCTACGGCGCCCTGATCTCCTCCGGGTTCTACACCGTGCTGTTCCTCCAGCAGACGGCCGGCTATCCGCCGGCGGCCGCGGGGCTGGCGGCGGCCGTTCCGGTGGTGGTCCTGCTCGTGCTCTCCCGCCGCTTCGGCGCCTTGGCGGACCGCCACGGGCCCCGGCGGTTCATCGTCGGGGGCGCGCTCGTCGTCGCCGCCGGGATCCTGCTGATGCTGCGGACGGACGCCCACGCCGACTTCCTCTCCGTCGTCCTCCCGTCGGTCCTGGTCCACGGCGTGGGACTGGCGATGCTGGTCGCGCCGCTGACCTCGACCGTCCTCAGCGCCGCGCCGGACGGACTCACGGGCGCCGCCTCGGGGATGAACAACGCCGTGGCGAGGATCGGGAGCCTCCTCGGTACGGTCGCCGTGGGGCTCGTGGTCTCCGCGACCTTCCCGGCGGCGCTGGACGACCACGGCCTGCCGCCCGCCGTCGTCCGGCAGGCCGAGGACCGGCCCCTGGCCAGCACTCCTTCCGCGGACGTCCCCGTCTCGGAGCGAGCCCGCGTACGGGAGGTGCTCTCGGCGGCCTCCGTGGACGCCTTCCACGTCGCGGTCGGCGCCATGGGGGGACTGGCTCTCCTCGCCGCCATGATCGGCGCGGTCGGCGCGCGGCGGCCGCGGGGCCGGTTCGCGGCCGCCAGGGTCCCGGGCGGAGCGCTCCACGGCGCCCACCACGACCTGGACTGA
- a CDS encoding DUF418 domain-containing protein produces the protein MSIDTAPRSTGGPVRRAERALAPDLARGAMLLIIAVANAAGVVFAGEPGLDTAPEGADRGLNFLLFDLAHARGYPVFALMFGYGIVQLARRQDASGATPRQVRSVLMRRNLWLVVFGAAHAALLYYGDFLGAYGIVGVVMTLVLLRRGDRFHRIVLVIWALSAVELLVVGAIVVNGIVSGPGGPVPLPVGHVDSLAASGYLDSALDRVREWPAHTLTTLPLVIIAWLGMWAARRRILEEPARHRVLLVRTAVAGLGVAAAGGLPAALISAGWLSVNESTAGTALLLHGGSGMFAGPGYVAVLGLVAMRVTRPGAVVGALSALGRRSLSGYLFQSVAWIVLLAPYTLDLAHRSGSPTAVGLVISVVVWFGSVLLARLLDGSDQPGPAERVLRRLTYGPRTR, from the coding sequence GTGAGCATTGACACCGCACCGCGGTCGACGGGAGGGCCGGTCCGGCGCGCCGAGCGCGCCCTCGCACCGGACCTGGCCCGGGGAGCGATGCTGCTGATCATCGCCGTGGCCAACGCCGCCGGAGTCGTCTTCGCCGGCGAACCCGGCCTCGACACCGCGCCCGAAGGCGCCGACCGGGGCCTCAACTTCCTGCTCTTCGATCTCGCCCACGCGCGCGGGTATCCGGTGTTCGCCCTGATGTTCGGCTACGGCATCGTCCAGCTCGCCCGCCGCCAGGACGCCTCGGGCGCCACACCGCGGCAGGTCCGCTCGGTGCTGATGCGCCGCAACCTCTGGCTCGTGGTCTTCGGCGCCGCGCACGCCGCCCTGCTGTACTACGGCGACTTCCTGGGCGCCTACGGGATCGTCGGCGTCGTGATGACCCTGGTGCTGCTGCGCCGTGGCGACCGGTTCCATCGGATCGTGCTGGTGATCTGGGCGCTGTCCGCGGTCGAACTCCTGGTCGTCGGGGCGATCGTGGTGAACGGGATCGTGTCCGGTCCGGGCGGTCCAGTCCCGCTTCCGGTGGGCCACGTCGACTCGCTCGCGGCCTCCGGCTACCTCGACTCGGCGCTGGACCGCGTGCGCGAATGGCCCGCGCACACGCTGACCACGCTCCCTCTCGTCATCATCGCCTGGCTGGGCATGTGGGCGGCCCGCCGCCGCATCCTCGAGGAGCCCGCCCGCCACCGGGTCCTCCTCGTCCGGACCGCCGTCGCCGGGCTCGGCGTCGCCGCCGCCGGAGGACTCCCGGCCGCCCTGATCAGCGCCGGATGGCTGAGCGTGAACGAGTCGACGGCCGGCACGGCGCTGCTGCTGCACGGCGGCAGCGGCATGTTCGCCGGTCCCGGTTACGTGGCCGTCCTCGGGCTCGTCGCGATGCGGGTCACCCGTCCAGGCGCGGTCGTCGGAGCCCTCTCCGCGCTGGGACGGCGGTCCCTGTCCGGATACCTCTTCCAGTCGGTGGCCTGGATCGTCCTGCTGGCGCCCTACACCCTGGACCTCGCCCACCGTTCCGGCAGCCCCACGGCGGTGGGCCTGGTCATCTCGGTCGTGGTCTGGTTCGGCAGTGTCCTGCTCGCCCGTCTGCTCGACGGGAGCGACCAGCCTGGCCCCGCCGAGCGCGTCCTGCGCCGCCTCACCTACGGCCCTCGCACCAGGTAG
- a CDS encoding TetR/AcrR family transcriptional regulator, producing MTSEDSVPAPLRRLWRMSQPSRLGRPPALDVDAVVTAAVEIADRDGLAGVTLPKVAESLGFTGMSLYRHVGSKDELLTLMTDAALGAPPEPDSGDWRGGLRAWAFEQRAVFQRRPWLTRVPVSGPPSGPNQIAWMEVALAAMSGTGLDWVDKVSVLSLIGGYVVQSVRQHSDLAEGRGEGREQADAERDYARALARLVDPGRFPQTARLLASALFEAPSAPPEAGAAVADADFSLGLDLILDGIAARIGRAAP from the coding sequence ATGACCAGCGAAGACTCCGTTCCGGCGCCGCTGCGCCGACTGTGGAGGATGTCGCAGCCCTCGCGCCTGGGGCGGCCCCCGGCCCTCGACGTCGACGCCGTCGTCACCGCGGCGGTGGAGATCGCCGACCGCGACGGCCTCGCCGGGGTGACCCTTCCCAAGGTCGCCGAAAGCCTCGGGTTCACGGGGATGTCGCTCTACCGGCATGTCGGGTCCAAGGACGAACTGCTCACACTCATGACCGACGCCGCCCTCGGCGCGCCCCCGGAACCAGACTCCGGCGACTGGCGCGGAGGGCTGCGCGCGTGGGCGTTCGAGCAGCGGGCGGTGTTCCAGCGCCGGCCGTGGCTGACGCGCGTCCCCGTCTCCGGCCCGCCCTCCGGGCCGAACCAGATCGCCTGGATGGAGGTCGCGCTGGCGGCCATGTCCGGCACGGGCCTGGACTGGGTCGACAAGGTCAGCGTCCTGTCGCTGATCGGCGGCTACGTCGTCCAGTCGGTGCGCCAGCACAGCGACCTCGCCGAGGGCAGGGGCGAGGGCCGGGAGCAGGCCGACGCCGAGCGGGACTACGCTCGCGCGCTGGCCCGGCTCGTCGACCCCGGGCGCTTCCCCCAGACGGCCCGCCTTCTCGCCTCGGCGCTGTTCGAGGCGCCGTCCGCGCCCCCCGAGGCCGGAGCGGCCGTGGCCGACGCGGACTTCTCCCTGGGCCTGGATCTCATCCTCGACGGCATCGCCGCCCGCATCGGACGCGCCGCTCCCTGA
- a CDS encoding DUF2530 domain-containing protein, translating to MSPPRRPDPPAMQTNDVRVAAAGTAAWAVALVVLLIVGLPPQDRWWLWVCCAGIGIGLFATWYVPRLQAGRARQEAERAARRETPR from the coding sequence ATGAGCCCTCCGCGCCGCCCGGATCCGCCCGCGATGCAGACCAACGACGTACGCGTCGCGGCCGCCGGGACGGCCGCCTGGGCGGTGGCGCTCGTCGTGCTGCTGATCGTCGGGCTGCCACCGCAGGACCGCTGGTGGCTGTGGGTGTGCTGCGCCGGCATCGGCATCGGGCTCTTCGCCACGTGGTACGTCCCCCGGCTCCAGGCCGGGCGCGCCCGGCAGGAGGCCGAGCGCGCCGCCAGACGCGAGACGCCCCGCTAA
- a CDS encoding TetR-like C-terminal domain-containing protein — MPRAGLSPDAVVDAAVAVVDAEGPGALTLAAVAGRAGVATPSLYKHVRNLAELRHLVTARVLEELAARLGEAALGRSGDDAIRAVMYAYRAYVVEHPGRYGAMEQTAVPEGGPAHEAAERLLNILYGTLRGYALEGPELVHAARCLRSAVHGFAVLEAAGGFGLPADLEASYELLITMVTGGLPGRAA; from the coding sequence ATGCCCCGTGCGGGACTGTCGCCCGACGCGGTCGTGGACGCCGCCGTCGCCGTCGTGGACGCCGAGGGCCCCGGCGCCCTCACGCTGGCGGCGGTGGCGGGAAGGGCCGGGGTCGCGACACCCTCCCTGTATAAGCATGTCCGCAATCTCGCCGAGTTGCGACACCTGGTGACGGCGCGCGTCCTGGAGGAGCTCGCCGCGCGGCTCGGGGAGGCCGCGCTCGGACGGTCCGGCGACGACGCCATCCGGGCGGTGATGTACGCCTACCGGGCGTACGTGGTGGAGCATCCGGGACGCTACGGGGCGATGGAGCAGACGGCGGTCCCGGAGGGCGGGCCCGCGCACGAGGCGGCGGAGCGGCTGCTGAACATCCTGTACGGGACGCTGCGCGGCTACGCCCTGGAGGGGCCGGAGCTCGTCCACGCGGCGCGCTGCCTGCGCTCGGCCGTCCACGGGTTCGCCGTCCTGGAGGCGGCGGGCGGCTTCGGCCTGCCCGCGGATCTGGAGGCCAGTTATGAGCTGCTCATCACGATGGTCACCGGCGGACTGCCGGGCCGCGCCGCGTAG
- a CDS encoding MarR family transcriptional regulator, translating to MTTPPIRGRAASAPGLAEELRISIARLSRRLRTLRPSAAGEGVPSPLSLTQFAALAAIERHGSMTPRELADHEKVQPPSMTRVIAYLEERGLVARSPHPTDGRQVVLNATDEGAALLADERRRKEAWLAMRLGELTAEEREILRRAAPVIDKLSRS from the coding sequence ATGACAACGCCACCGATCCGGGGCCGCGCGGCGTCCGCGCCCGGGCTGGCCGAGGAGCTGCGCATCTCGATCGCGCGGCTGTCGCGCCGGCTGCGCACGCTGCGTCCGTCCGCGGCGGGCGAGGGCGTCCCGAGCCCGCTGTCGCTCACGCAGTTCGCGGCGCTCGCCGCCATCGAGCGGCACGGGTCGATGACGCCGCGCGAGCTGGCCGACCACGAGAAGGTGCAGCCGCCCTCGATGACCCGCGTCATCGCCTACCTGGAGGAGCGGGGGCTCGTCGCGCGCAGCCCGCACCCGACCGACGGGCGCCAGGTCGTGCTGAACGCCACCGACGAGGGCGCCGCCCTGCTCGCCGACGAGCGCCGCCGCAAGGAGGCCTGGCTCGCCATGCGCCTCGGCGAGCTGACCGCCGAGGAGCGCGAGATCCTCCGCCGCGCCGCTCCCGTCATCGACAAGCTCAGCCGCTCCTGA
- a CDS encoding MFS transporter yields the protein MFRSLRNHNFRLYTAGQVVSNTGTWMQRIAQDWLVLDLAHGSGTALGITTGLQFLPMLLFGLWGGVIADRYSKRRVLMLTQVSMGVLALVLGLLTISGAAQVWHVYVLAFGLGVATVVDNPTRQSFVVEMVGKRDLPNAIALNSATFNGARLLGPAVAGVLIALIGTGPVFLVNAASFGAVLFGLYAMRADELRPDAPVKRAKGQLREGLRYVRGRRDLMLVLILVGFLATFGMNFGTTVALVAKQVFHTDASAFGLASSMLALGAFSGALLAARRVARPRLRLLVAMGLAFGALEVLTGLMPTFWSFLALLVPTGIAMMTIMTAANASVQLGVAPEMRGRVMALYMLVFLGTNPLGAPAVGWLAEHFGARASLVLGGLVSVVAALAVGALALRWRTDEQREAPDRHGAVRPALARFRRARVAER from the coding sequence ATGTTCCGCTCGCTCCGCAACCACAACTTCCGCCTGTACACCGCGGGCCAGGTCGTCTCCAACACCGGGACGTGGATGCAGCGGATCGCGCAGGACTGGCTCGTCCTCGACCTCGCCCACGGCAGCGGTACCGCGCTCGGCATCACGACCGGCCTGCAGTTCCTGCCGATGCTGCTGTTCGGCCTGTGGGGCGGCGTCATCGCCGACCGCTACTCCAAGCGCCGCGTACTGATGCTGACGCAGGTGTCGATGGGCGTGCTCGCGCTGGTCCTCGGCCTTCTCACGATCTCCGGCGCGGCGCAGGTGTGGCACGTGTACGTGCTGGCGTTCGGGCTCGGGGTCGCGACCGTGGTGGACAACCCGACCCGCCAGTCGTTCGTGGTCGAGATGGTCGGCAAGCGCGACCTGCCCAACGCGATCGCGCTGAACAGCGCCACCTTCAACGGCGCGCGGCTGCTCGGGCCGGCGGTCGCCGGGGTGCTGATCGCGCTGATCGGCACCGGCCCGGTCTTCCTGGTGAACGCCGCGTCGTTCGGCGCCGTCCTGTTCGGCCTCTACGCCATGCGGGCGGACGAACTGCGCCCGGACGCCCCCGTCAAGCGCGCCAAGGGCCAGCTCCGCGAGGGGCTCCGCTACGTGCGCGGGCGCCGCGACCTGATGCTCGTGCTCATCCTCGTCGGATTCCTCGCCACGTTCGGGATGAACTTCGGCACCACGGTCGCGCTGGTGGCGAAGCAGGTCTTCCACACCGACGCCTCCGCGTTCGGCCTCGCGTCCAGCATGCTGGCGCTGGGCGCGTTCAGCGGCGCCCTGCTGGCCGCCCGCAGGGTCGCCCGGCCCCGGCTGCGGCTGCTGGTGGCGATGGGCCTGGCGTTCGGGGCGCTGGAGGTCCTCACCGGCCTGATGCCGACGTTCTGGTCGTTCCTGGCGCTGCTGGTGCCGACCGGGATCGCGATGATGACGATCATGACGGCGGCGAACGCGTCCGTCCAGCTCGGCGTCGCGCCCGAGATGCGCGGCCGCGTCATGGCCCTCTACATGCTGGTCTTCCTCGGGACGAACCCGCTGGGCGCGCCCGCGGTCGGCTGGCTCGCCGAGCACTTCGGCGCGCGGGCCTCCCTCGTCCTCGGCGGGCTGGTCTCCGTGGTCGCCGCCCTCGCCGTGGGCGCCCTGGCCCTGCGCTGGAGGACCGACGAGCAGAGGGAAGCGCCGGACCGGCACGGGGCGGTGCGCCCCGCCCTCGCCCGGTTCCGCCGCGCCCGGGTCGCCGAGCGGTAA
- the thpR gene encoding RNA 2',3'-cyclic phosphodiesterase, translated as MRLFVALVPPTDVLDELAEAVRPHLGTVSELRWIRRDLMHVTLTFLDEVDERTLERLLPRLERAVRRHERMTLSLAGAGAFPGNGAHARVLWTGLYGDRRALARLAASTTAAGRRVGTIPDKHRGFRPHMTLARSRRPVDVRSLVEALSSFAGMPWTADSVHLMRSHLPGKDNAQLAYEPLMTWPLRQSSGGGGAGASASGGPQGSP; from the coding sequence ATGAGGCTTTTCGTGGCGCTCGTTCCGCCGACGGACGTTCTGGACGAGCTCGCGGAGGCCGTCCGGCCCCATCTCGGAACGGTCTCCGAGCTGCGCTGGATCCGGCGTGATCTGATGCACGTCACGCTGACGTTCCTCGACGAGGTCGACGAGCGCACCCTGGAGCGCCTGCTCCCGAGGCTGGAGCGCGCCGTGCGCCGCCACGAGCGGATGACGCTGTCGCTGGCGGGCGCGGGCGCGTTCCCCGGGAACGGAGCGCACGCCCGCGTCCTGTGGACGGGCCTGTACGGCGACCGCCGCGCCCTGGCGAGGCTGGCCGCCTCCACCACCGCCGCGGGCCGCCGCGTCGGGACGATCCCCGACAAGCACCGCGGCTTCCGCCCGCACATGACGCTGGCGCGGTCGCGGCGGCCGGTGGACGTCCGGTCGCTCGTCGAGGCGCTCTCATCGTTCGCGGGCATGCCGTGGACGGCGGACTCGGTCCACCTGATGCGCAGCCACCTGCCCGGCAAGGACAACGCCCAGCTGGCGTACGAGCCGCTGATGACGTGGCCGCTGCGTCAGAGCTCCGGCGGCGGAGGGGCGGGGGCGTCGGCGTCCGGCGGGCCCCAGGGGAGCCCGTAG
- a CDS encoding prepilin peptidase, with the protein MPVGLVVGVLAVPLAAPYVGDVTRRHRVVLGLVTAALFGVLGWRVGFEPVLPALLYLAAVGALLGFIDVGVRRLPDRFTLPSYGAAAALLAAAAPFTQDGPRRFGHALIGMAALLALYFAQVLLVPSGIGLGDVKLSGVLGLYLGWFGQDTWITGLLATYLLGGLAALAIMIARRSRKGEFPFGPYMLAGALVAVLALNAG; encoded by the coding sequence ATGCCCGTCGGGCTCGTCGTCGGTGTGCTCGCGGTGCCGCTGGCGGCGCCCTACGTCGGTGACGTCACTCGCCGGCACCGCGTCGTCCTGGGCTTGGTCACCGCGGCGCTCTTCGGTGTGCTGGGGTGGCGGGTCGGGTTCGAGCCCGTCCTGCCCGCGCTGCTGTACCTGGCGGCCGTGGGCGCGCTCCTGGGCTTCATCGACGTCGGCGTCAGGCGGCTGCCCGACCGGTTCACCCTCCCCTCCTACGGCGCCGCGGCGGCACTGCTCGCCGCCGCCGCGCCGTTCACCCAGGACGGCCCGCGGCGGTTCGGGCACGCGCTCATCGGCATGGCCGCACTGCTCGCGCTGTACTTCGCGCAGGTACTGCTGGTCCCGTCCGGCATCGGGCTGGGAGACGTCAAACTGTCCGGCGTCCTCGGCCTCTACCTCGGCTGGTTCGGACAGGACACCTGGATCACCGGCCTGCTGGCCACCTACCTGCTCGGCGGCCTCGCCGCCCTCGCCATCATGATCGCCCGCCGCTCCCGCAAGGGCGAGTTCCCCTTCGGCCCCTACATGCTCGCGGGTGCGCTCGTCGCGGTGCTGGCCCTGAACGCGGGATGA
- a CDS encoding C40 family peptidase, which produces MLRRIRSAGGHGGDAGVATSVLVMGVAIMLAGGFLMFGRIAQAGDMRNQAQIGADAAALGTLAPLRDKAVDQLVGWGRDPSSVGYWMVDSPPEKVAEKYADKNETRATKVRLSGMMGYTAMVQAATKLCQLKREDELTEREKDDLRNGRNLCTDRAGKKGIGRSGTARAVARLIPPHCDYTTGPGPEGSTGSGPVVEIRCGDDDILAFPNGDRAAITRLFKIRLVDDEDPVAYTGAPDGLSGGSGAVVSECAKTGKKPAEDLEFGAAVVAWSLCWLGTPYAWGGGNYSGPTRGICCSPGGYDGRLYFGFDCSGLTLYAVYQASRGRIALGHYTGDQVSDPRGSHVPTNALRPGDLLFFGSPPHHVAIYYGDGKMVEAPQTGDVVKISPLRPVTSARRFG; this is translated from the coding sequence CCGGCGGCTTCCTCATGTTCGGCCGGATCGCCCAGGCGGGCGACATGCGAAACCAGGCGCAGATAGGCGCGGACGCGGCGGCGCTCGGTACCCTCGCGCCGCTCCGCGACAAGGCCGTCGACCAGCTGGTCGGCTGGGGCCGCGACCCGTCGTCGGTCGGCTACTGGATGGTGGACTCCCCGCCCGAGAAGGTCGCGGAGAAGTACGCGGACAAGAACGAGACCCGTGCGACCAAGGTCCGGTTGAGCGGGATGATGGGCTACACGGCCATGGTGCAGGCCGCCACGAAGCTCTGCCAGCTCAAGCGGGAGGACGAGCTCACCGAGCGGGAGAAGGACGATCTCCGGAACGGCCGGAACCTGTGCACCGACAGGGCGGGGAAGAAGGGCATCGGCCGTTCGGGGACGGCACGGGCCGTCGCGAGGTTGATCCCGCCGCACTGCGACTACACGACCGGGCCGGGCCCGGAGGGCTCCACGGGCAGCGGGCCCGTCGTGGAGATCAGATGCGGCGACGACGACATCCTGGCCTTCCCCAACGGCGACCGGGCGGCCATCACCCGGCTGTTCAAGATCAGGCTGGTCGACGACGAGGACCCCGTCGCCTACACCGGCGCGCCGGACGGGCTGAGCGGCGGCAGCGGCGCGGTCGTGTCCGAGTGCGCGAAGACCGGCAAGAAGCCGGCGGAGGACCTCGAGTTCGGCGCCGCGGTGGTGGCCTGGTCGCTGTGCTGGCTGGGCACGCCGTACGCGTGGGGCGGCGGCAACTACAGCGGGCCCACCCGGGGCATCTGCTGCTCACCGGGCGGCTATGACGGGCGCCTGTACTTCGGGTTCGACTGCAGCGGCCTGACGCTGTACGCGGTGTACCAGGCGTCCCGGGGACGGATCGCGCTCGGGCACTACACCGGCGACCAGGTCAGCGACCCGCGCGGCAGCCATGTTCCGACGAACGCCCTTCGGCCCGGCGACCTGCTCTTCTTCGGTTCTCCGCCGCATCACGTCGCCATTTATTACGGGGACGGCAAGATGGTGGAGGCTCCGCAGACGGGGGACGTCGTGAAGATATCCCCGCTGCGGCCGGTGACCTCGGCGCGCCGATTCGGCTGA